One window of the Nicotiana tabacum cultivar K326 chromosome 4, ASM71507v2, whole genome shotgun sequence genome contains the following:
- the LOC142179939 gene encoding uncharacterized protein LOC142179939: MTNDNNTSADATSSTPSHLVFHVYDYTHPCHPLYVHPSDVLGTSLVSSPFDGSCYGNWRCNVLVALYIRNKLYFINGTSQRPPEGSPLARQWQHYNDLVVSWLTNSMSKEISSSVEYSEFAKDIWTELEERYVKAAGARIFALKKELAHISQGSRDIASYFNKIKQVWDVIASLSAGRVRMCTCGVSLLKMRNKRSTSSLWD, from the coding sequence ATGACAAACGATAATAACACCAGTGCTGATGCGACTTCTTCTACTCCCTCACACCTAGTTTTCCATGTATATGATTATACCCATCCATGTCACCCCCTATATGTCCATCCATCAGACGTGCTGGGAACTTCCTTAGTTTCCAGTCCTTTTGATGGAAGTTGTTATGGCAATTGGAGATGTAATGTCCTAGTTGCTTTGTATATTCGTAACAAGCTATATTTCATTAATGGTACTTCTCAAAGACCTCCTGAAGGTTCTCCTCTAGCCAGACAGTGGCAACATTACAATGACCTTGTGGTCTCTTGGCTGACTAACTCTATGTCCAAGGAAATATCTAGTAGTGTTGAATACTCTGAGTTTGCTAAAGATATTTGGACTGAGTTAGAAGAGAGGTATGTGAAAGCTGCTGGTGCTAGGATCTTTGCGCTAAAGAAGGAACTGGCTCATATTTCTCAAGGATCCAGGGATATAGCATCATATTTCAACAAAATTAAACAAGTATGGGATGTGATTGCATCTTTGTCTGCTGGGAGAGTTCGAATGTGTACTTGTGGGGTAAGTCTGCTGAAGATGAGGAACAAAAGGTCTACCAGTTCCTTATGGGACTAA
- the LOC107810989 gene encoding uncharacterized protein LOC107810989 isoform X2, with product MQLNWTWLWCLSTCRSSIDHPPIQTLGLKSIIRCAGYMSGVIYCYVRNRSTGQRKTILLQENGLRGNQLDQSKRVYLLHGNIKANMCTSCMEALRVEYDIVGPDEDTQITHDVSEAKNLISQFLRTTSQRDFPFRRS from the exons ATGCAATTGAACTGGACATGGCTATGGTGTTTGTCTACTTGCAGGTCATCCATcgatcaccctccaattcaaacatTGGGACTGAAGTCTATT ATACGTTGTGCGGGTTATATGTCCGGAGTGATATATTGCTATGTAAGAAATCGTTCAACTGGACAAAGAAAGACGATCTTGTTACAAGAAAATGGCCTTAGAGGTAATCAGCTTGATCAAAGCAAACGTGTGTACCTCTTGCATGGAAATATCAAAGCAAACATGTGTACCTCTTGCATGGAAGCACTAAGAGTTGAATATGATATCGTTGGCCCAGACGAGGACACACAG ATAACACATGATGTCTCTGAAGCTAAGAATCTCATTAGTCAG TTCTTGCGGACAACTTCTCAAAGAGACTTTCCCTTCAGAAGATCTTGA
- the LOC107810989 gene encoding uncharacterized protein LOC107810989 isoform X1, which yields MTEDALLFRSSIDHPPIQTLGLKSIIRCAGYMSGVIYCYVRNRSTGQRKTILLQENGLRGNQLDQSKRVYLLHGNIKANMCTSCMEALRVEYDIVGPDEDTQITHDVSEAKNLISQVSLLEVKKRKFIRRYVCINLVKKNA from the exons atgactgaagaCGCCTTGCTCTTCAG GTCATCCATcgatcaccctccaattcaaacatTGGGACTGAAGTCTATT ATACGTTGTGCGGGTTATATGTCCGGAGTGATATATTGCTATGTAAGAAATCGTTCAACTGGACAAAGAAAGACGATCTTGTTACAAGAAAATGGCCTTAGAGGTAATCAGCTTGATCAAAGCAAACGTGTGTACCTCTTGCATGGAAATATCAAAGCAAACATGTGTACCTCTTGCATGGAAGCACTAAGAGTTGAATATGATATCGTTGGCCCAGACGAGGACACACAG ATAACACATGATGTCTCTGAAGCTAAGAATCTCATTAGTCAGGTAAGCTTATTAGAGGTGAAAAAAAGAAAGTTTATTAGAAGGTATGTATGCATCAATTTGGTGAAGAAGAATGCATAA